The following proteins are co-located in the Silene latifolia isolate original U9 population chromosome 1, ASM4854445v1, whole genome shotgun sequence genome:
- the LOC141627629 gene encoding F-box/LRR-repeat protein At3g26922-like, which produces MAVEEKTMKRRRKNNNFQSVEQTNDLLSLLHDDILIVIISCLPLRSAVVTGLLSRRWRGLWKNISSIIISDSKSDYKFIFSDVFLNVMLQINSPFIHRFHLDFDGNFSSKHRRPPDYSWLRRICDWNVRELNFTRPSYFYGKYKLRLPSYIFQTRSLVSIELDSMVDWELPNDADPIILPNLKKLSLNFSYTRCEFLGKLIKSCLSLEELSLDQCLDFRTDGYLKCSNQNLRRLFINWRSGSKSKIVINAPKLEYLNVCAPLAAVVCLDEEPIALREAKLQICEKHHRLDDEEKKLMSKFYEAISSVGWITLDVAVLGCISFVFRNVTRLTLNMKTYPDILDTNLLLSLLKVCPVLDVFTLKLEEGNSRHKPWLKLSSHSRRSSTLRRVLKRVEVEIDWWDYRVPSKSFVELVGFLLLSGTIDAKHFHFRLRAARYCRKESVERIRRMEKDLCRIFHQAPMVSKRHEVEFVGEFYKLSRNACRKFSRANREIIYFSCSQPRIEL; this is translated from the coding sequence ATGGCCGTCGAAGAAAAGACGATGAAGAGACGAAGGAAAAATAACAACTTTCAAAGCGTAGAACAAACAAATGACCTTCTAAGTTTGCTCCATGACGATATACTTATCGTGATTATCTCCTGTCTTCCTCTTCGATCAGCCGTTGTCACCGGGTTACTATCCCGTAGATGGCGTGGTCTATGGAAGAACATATCCTCCATTATCATAAGCGATAGTAAGTCCGATTATAAGTTTATATTTTCTGATGTTTTTCTTAACGTCATGTTGCAAATTAATTCCCCTTTCATCCATCGTTTCCATCTCGATTTTGATGGCAATTTTTCGAGCAAGCATAGGCGGCCTCCTGACTATTCTTGGCTTCGCCGAATTTGTGACTGGAATGTCCGTGAACTCAATTTTACGCGCCCCTCTTATTTTTATGGTAAGTATAAGCTTAGATTACCGAGTTATATTTTTCAAACGCGGTCACTGGTATCCATTGAGTTGGACTCAATGGTCGATTGGGAGTTACCTAACGATGCTGATCCCATCATTTTACCCAATTTGAAGAAGCTAAGCCTTAATTTTTCTTATACTCGTTGCGAGTTCCTGGGAAAGCTAATCAAATCTTGTCTATCTCTTGAAGAGTTGTCTTTAGATCAGTGCCTAGATTTTAGGACAGATGGTTATTTGAAATGTTCGAATCAAAATCTAAGACGATTATTTATAAACTGGAGGTCCGGGAGTAAAAGCAAAATTGTGATTAACGCCCCAAAATTAGAGTATCTGAATGTTTGTGCTCCGTTAGCTGCGGTAGTTTGCCTTGACGAAGAACCAATTGCGTTGCGTGAAGCTAAACTCCAAATTTGTGAAAAGCATCATCGTCTAGACGATGAAGAAAAGAAGTTGATGTCAAAATTTTATGAAGCGATTTCTAGTGTTGGGTGGATTACCCTGGATGTTGCGGTTCTAGGTTGCATATCATTCGTGTTTCGCAATGTAACTAGGCTTACACTAAACATGAAAACATACCCCGATATCCTCGATACTAATTTATTGTTGTCATTACTGAAAGTGTGCCCTGTGCTAGACGTTTTTACTCTAAAACTTGAAGAAGGTAATAGTAGACATAAACCGTGGTTGAAACTCTCCTCACACTCTCGTCGTTCAAGCACCTTACGACGAGTACTCAAGAGGGTGGAGGTAGAAATCGACTGGTGGGATTACAGAGTCCCATCAAAATCTTTCGTGGAGTTAGTAGGATTCTTGTTACTAAGCGGCACTATCGATGCAAAGCATTTCCATTTTAGGTTACGTGCTGCGAGATATTGTAGAAAGGAATCTGTAGAGCGTATAAGAAGAATGGAAAAAGACTTATGCAGGATATTTCACCAAGCTCCAATggtttcaaagagacatgaggtTGAATTTGTAGGGGAGTTTTACAAGCTGTCTCGTAATGCTTGTcggaaattttcaagagcaaatcGGGAAATCATCTATTTTAGTTGTTCGCAACCACGAATAGAACTttag
- the LOC141627692 gene encoding F-box/FBD/LRR-repeat protein At5g53840-like — protein MTIKRRKQSYDRLSILPVEILIGIISLLPLRLAIVTGSLSRQWRGLWTKVISINIGSHELKYFPEFMTHITSPSIDRFVIESIDQGKNTIWSPPLDSLLLQACDRNVRELKLTSIIGLQLPDQINLPNLKRLLLNQFPFNFELLATLLKACPSLEDLLLEFLYCDGFQHDIIISNRNLRRLDIRTSIIGNIIVVLNTPKLEQLVAHTLKSVIFRFKQKPLSFYEAEINSGSNERLSEDQNKAMSEFYGAISNVRFLKLDVFVLDNVSTVFGNVNRLALNMKLCHNIEIVLSLIELCPLLDVLTLDLWDISIEDRTLMNPGRIGTSRRVLKRIEIEGGWTYHKVAQSFLKLVRYLLSGEIDIDHFCLRVGCPKHFAQKSNLNLRRKEELNLCKLLCKYYMASRQFEVEFVGMFHKYVSNSRLKRLTSSR, from the coding sequence ATGACTATCAAACGTAGAAAACAAAGCTATGACAGGCTCAGCATTCTTCCTGTCGAAATCCTTATCGGAATTATCTCTTTGCTTCCTCTCCGACTAGCCATCGTTACGGGGTCTTTATCCCGTCAATGGCGTGGTCTTTGGACTAAAGTAATCTCTATAAATATAGGCAGCCATGAATTAAAGTACTTTCCTGAGTTCATGACGCATATTACCTCACCGTCAATAGACCGTTTTGTTATCGAATCAATAGATCAAGGTAAAAACACGATCTGGTCGCCTCCTTTGGATTCTTTGCTTCTGCAAGCTTGTGACCGCAATGTCCGTGAACTCAAGTTGACGTCGATAATTGGTTTGCAGTTGCCTGATCAAATCAATCTTCCGAATTTGAAAAGATTGTTGCTTAACCAATTTCCTTTCAATTTTGAGTTGCTGGCAACGCTATTGAAGGCTTGTCCATCTCTCGAGGATTTGCTTTTAGAATTCTTGTATTGCGACGGATTTCAACATGATATTATTATTTCCAATCGAAATTTAAGACGATTGGATATCCGCACAAGTATTATAGGGAATATCATAGTTGTGCTTAATACCCCAAAGTTGGAGCAGTTGGTTGCGCATACTCTAAAATCCGTCATATTTCGCTTTAAACAGAAACCTCTTTCGTTCTATGAAGCAGAAATTAACAGCGGCAGCAATGAACGTTTATCCGAGGATCAAAACAAGGCAATGTCGGAATTTTATGGGGCTATTAGTAATGTTAGGTTCCTCAAGCTTGACGTTTTTGTACTAGATAATGTGTCTACCGTCTTTGGCAACGTAAATCGACTTGCACTAAATATGAAATTGTGCCACAACATTGAGATCGTGCTGTCATTAATCGAGTTATGTCCTTTATTAGACGTACTTACCCTAGACTTGTGGGATATAAGTATCGAGGATAGAACCCTAATGAATCCTGGCCGTATAGGAACCTCACGACGAGTACTCAAGAGGATAGAGATCGAAGGTGGTTGGACATATCATAAGGTTGCACAATCATTCCTAAAGTTAGTACGGTACTTGTTAAGCGGCGAAATAGACATAGATCACTTCTGTTTAAGGGTGGGCTGTCCTAAACATTTCGCACAGAAAAGTAATTTAAATCTTAGACGAAAAGAGGAGTTGAATTTGTGCAAGCTACTATGCAAGTATTATATGGCATCAAGGCAATTTGAGGTTGAATTTGTAGGGATGTTTCACAAATATGTTTCGAATAGTCGGTTGAAAAGGTTGACAAGCAGTAGATGA